In the Onychostoma macrolepis isolate SWU-2019 chromosome 08, ASM1243209v1, whole genome shotgun sequence genome, ATTCTAAACCATACTATATTCGGACAGGCTTTTGTCCTTAAATAAAAGCACAAGCGTGATTGTTTACAGCACCGAGGAGGGCCTGCATCTCTGCACTGCACGCGCAaacgggtttttttttttttcacggaTCGTTTTGACCAACCATTGTGCGACATGCAGAAATGAAAAGCTGCTCACCTGTGATACGGACGGGCGCAGTTTTTTTGCTCTCGGGTTTATTGCAcattatttgttattgttttactcCAGTGAAAGGTCATAGTTCGTGACCCCGTTTGCAAGCGTGCGAGAGTTTTTCTTCCTCTCGGGCTCGTTCACGGTTGCGCGGACACGAGCGTCTGGAGCAAGGCGTCGCTGACGTCATCGTGTCTGTCTCCAACACCAGAGACAGAGTTGCGACAACGGAAGTTCAAAACGCTCGATCGTCACGTGATTAATGTAGACCTCAATAGTTCCAGGAAGTTAATAGCGGGCAATTGGAATGCATTGAGTTAGAGAGACAGAACATATTTTAGGCTGACGTTACCATGGTAAAAGTCCATGTTTGCTATATAAACGACATCGTGGTCTTTTACCAAGGTAACTTCAGCCTCTCTGAACGGTCCATTGGAGTCAACGGAGTTGtcgcaactctctctctctctatggctctgtcCAACACGACAGCGCGCGGATTGGCAGCCTGTTTattcctacacacacacacacacacacacacacacacgcatatctAAGtgcatctgaaattttcttctaaatgtattatttttctcaggctcctatgtttattttcagttatttcactttaagaggaaaagagagaggggaaaaaattacatgactgctgtaataaaaaaactagGGTGAaccaacaaaatattattaacctTATATTCTTGTATTTAAAGTATGCTTCATTTTttgtgaggtttttttttttttttttgcatagtaATATAAAACTCATATTCCATGATAAGCTGTAGTTTGCTTTTTTTGCCAGATAATTTTGTCAGTTTAACACCTTGACCAAgttagtgtttttttcttttttcttttttttcttcttcccaATACATTTTGATTTTGCGGGGTCATTAAAAgcaaatattaagaaatatccTCTCCAGACATCACGTTTGGCCACTTCTGAATGGTTCTCAGTTATATATCTCAATACAAATGGTGATGCAAAAGAAAACTTCCTCCAATTATAAAGTCATGGTAAAACATTTGGCCCACATTTGCTTATATGCTAGGCCCTAATGTGACAGCTATCGTCCACATTTGGCACAAAAGATCTTGCTATTTGTGCTATATATTCTTTTAGaagggtttttctttttctccaaTGGTACAGACTTGCTTAGGTTGGTATCTCCCCAGTAAGAACACCTTTGATGTTGTCAAGGTTATTTTGTGATTGGTTTATAAGGGAGACACATGATCCAAGTTGACCACTGaccagggatagttcacccaaaaatgaaaattaatttgctTATACTCTGCAtctgttccaaacttgtatgggtttctttcttctgttgaacacaaaagaaaataaattgaagaacgttggtaaccaaacagctgatggTAGCTATTGacttacatttgtatttttttttatttttttttatgctatGCAAGTCAATTGCTACCTTTAACTCACACAGAAAGAAACGTAAATCACGACTCAATAAACATTGTGACATGTAATAGAACATTTGAAATgaccacacaaaaaaaaacatttaaatatgtcagCATAAACATGCAATCaagttaaaatgtataattaaatttaagataaaatgcaaatttatatttaatttgcaatttatatttatcctttgtagtttaaatatatatttaacgtGTTTCAACGGGGTATTTGCtttttatcataaaaaaaataataatatcaaagggACAGTTTACCCCAAAAAGGggtattctgtcatcatttactcaccctgaattttttccagAACTGTATCACTGTCTATTTTCTGCTGATTCACGAGACAGCTGCCACCTACAGGACGCACATTGAATTCTGCTCATCACTATCAGACGCTTTCAGTTCACTTGCTGCAAATAGCTGTTTCTACGGTACCCTAGAAAGTGGTATGATGTATCAGGACTGCAATAATTCTTATTAACCGATTGTCACTTTATAGAAATGCTCGCTGATCTGCATTATATTCCCGTGGATTACAtcgtattttaattaaaagccGTTATGGAGAAACGGACATCCGAAAAGGCCTCGAATAAACGATGCATTTATCATCTTCATGGAAAAATGTGAAAACTGCAACGTGGATTTCATTACAGAGGATATTCAGCACCGGAAAGGTAACACATCTACTTTAAAGTTAAACTATAATGAATTGCACGCGCATCGAAATGACATTCTCGGTCACGAGACAGCCAGCAAACACATCAAGGTCGAGTGAATTTTAACAACATTTTCAATCACATATGTTTATTTATCATTGAAGTCGAACATGGTATTCAACCCAACACCGTTCTTCAAACTCTGCTGCTGCGGTCGTGCTTCTGTTTTGCGTGCTAACGTTTGTAAGAGGAGCTGCTCATCTGCACTCGGCCTGTTCTTTTCCTGTATTTCTCAGTTTCAGTAAGGCTTGATCCTGTCCTGGAGCATTTATCTAAGCCGATTTCAGCACACTCGCAGTGTTTAAGTCATTTTTAGACTGTTTCCATTGAATAGTCGCTTTCTTGTACATCCAGAAATAAATGATTTGCTTAATATTCAATCATATTTTAAACAACTGTTAATATACCTTATCAAATAGTTGATAAGGGTGTTCACACAATAATTTTCAGTGATCAAACTGAACAGAGTAACTAACAACAAACATATGCACAGtctttacatttcattttgtaGATTCATTTAAAGtggacaattttattttatttatttttttgtaagagGAAATAGTGTCTCAGACCACATTACAatagagggttttttttttttagaaacccAATCAATActtctactactaataataataataacaatttaataaaataatgataataaattataaatttaataaaaaaaactaaaaaaaaaactgcagctgtggttgccagaacttTACAgatggtagcaacattttaggttgtACTGACTGAACTGAATATAATGTTAGGCTAATATACTAACctactgaagtactaaaatatgttttataataacCTTTATAATACACTGACAACCATAAAAACAGGTGGTAAAAAGAAAGCCATCTGATAAGTCAAAGCTCATCACAAGCTGAGGTAAATATTAACATACAGAAtgtgcacacatacacatacaaacactgtaaaaattgcCAGGAATTTACAGGATTAAAgagtattattttacaataaattactGTAGTCAGAAATTAACTGTGAAACCAATACATGCTAGGTCATTTTCTCACAAACGACTATGAATGAACAGCAGAATGATGCTAACATCGcagtaatttactgttttactgtgaCTTCACATTATAAAATTGTCtttaattgttttgaagtcaccATAATGGTGATTAGTTAATTAGTATTTGTTTGGGGTCTTGGACCTTGCATATTCAAATTTCTGATCTAGTCGTCAGAAGTGTGACAaattaaaacattcacaaattAATAAGCTAATTGCCTTTAACTTGGCCAAACTATTCTTAACATGAACATGATtctattttagcattatttaagCAGATTAATTAATAACGTACTTCCTATTCATAACTGTTTGTGTACGGATCCTTCACAATATTGAAGTAACTTCTgagattcatttttaaaagatgtgACATATCAATACTCgacataaaaaacaacaatggtaacactcaacaaataaaaacaacacttaCAGCATAAACCAACATTACAAATACAACACAAACTGCTAAAAGTGAACTAAAAACAAGTTCAGTAGCAGAAATAAAACCaacaagatttaaaaaacaaaaaaacaacaactctacagcatgatctATTTATGCTGCGTTGCATGCTGGGTGCCTTCATAGTATATATGCACTGTAGAAACTCAGTATAATGCTGTTTGTTTACAAGACATTTTTGAGAGTGCAGTTAGATACAAGAGAAGTCCCACTGTGAAATTACTGTGAAAGCAATGCAATTATTAATaagtaataatgtaaatgtgcTAAACAGACATGTTTAATCATTGCGCTTGCATCTCACGCATTCTAGAAATGCGGAGCTCAAGTTAAAATAATCAAGCtaaaataatatctttaaaaaaatgcatcttgacactttttttttcccacaccAATGCCCACTCATGTTTTTctcatgttttatattttatatatatatatatatatatatatatatatatatcagcaaAAGAATATAGATATTACCCATTAAGCACTAATCTATACTGCTCATCTTTTTTCCCTTTTGCAGTTGGTGGTGCAACAGTGCTGAGAAAAGCAGAATTGGACATCTTGCTGCGGCCTTTTTGTCCCTTCACTGGATCTATTTTTACACAATCAGTGTAATCATACCCATAAAggaagagtaaaaaaaaaagtttttctggTGATCTGTAAAAATGGTGGCAGGGTATAGTTTTAGGATCTGTAAGGGTCGCTTTGGGAAGCGAGGAGGCCATTTAAAATGTACCCATTACTTCTTCATAATAGTCTTCTGTATCTCCCTGCTAGCTTTACTCTTTATTGACGTAATTGAATTGTGGGTAACCTCGCTGGGCATGAGCAGAGTGATAGGTCCTCACGAAGTAGTCCTTCCACACAGCATACCCCCGACCCGTTCCGAAGAGTACTTGCTTATGCCTAGCATCCACGTCTGCCAGCGTGCCAAACCTTACCTCATCATTTTGGTGGCAACCGCCCCTCACAACAGAAAGGCCCGCCAAGCCATTCGAGACACCTGGGGTGGGGAAGTACAAGTCAGGGGTCACAGAGTCATGACCCTCTTCATTGTAGGTCAGCCATCTGACCCAGTTATTGGCAAAGAATTATTAGAAGAGTCAAAGGAGCGTGGGGACCTCATACAGGGTCGCTTCATGGACTCCTATGGCAACTTGACCCTGAAAACTCTGTCTATGCTGGGCTGGGCACGCCGTTTCTGTCCACAGGCTCACTACCTGGCTAAGGTAGATGACGATGTAATGTTCAACCCTAGTGCACTGCTGCAGTATCTCAACCTCAGCtttaaaacagaagaaaatGACCTCACAGAACTTTATCTGGGTCGGGTCCACATGCAGGTAGCACCGGACCGCAATCCTGCCAGCAAACACTTCATGTCGGAAACTACATACACTGGTATGGTCTTTCCTGATTACTGCAGCGGAACAGCATATGTACTTTCTCGGCCAGCTTTGCTCAAGCTGTCGCTAGCGGCTGTTGCCATACCTTTACCCAGACCATTGCCCCCGGAGGATGTGTTTGTAGGTATTTGCGCTCACACGGCAGGCATTACACCTACCCATTCTCCACTCTTCTCTGGAGGTCCGGCTGTACCATACAGTCGTTGCTGCTACCAAACTATGGTATCTGTCCACCACACCAAGCCAGGGGACATGTTGCACTACTGGACAGAAGTACACTCCACTGCCCCATGTTCATGGTTGGGTATGCGGACATCTCTTGGTGTCTGTAAAATAAGAGCACTTCTTGGGACACTGTTGGGGAAAGACTCCTAAAACGAAGATCATTAAATCTGAGGAGCCTGTAGGAAAGTAAAGTATtgtgaaaaaaactaaaaaagcacaaagggtATTCTTTGGTGATACTATGCACTGCAAcataattttgttattataaaGTACTTGAATTTATGTTCACCGCTTTACCCAGCATGTGCCTTTcatgattacatttttatgctCAAAGTGGGCCGGTATGAACAGGGACACCGTCCTGGCACTTCAGTATTATAATCTTTAGAATACCTTCACTTTTTCTTTAGAACCGATGTTACCGGTACTTAGCCATTCAGAGTCAAAGTGTCTGTGTCTGGGTGATTAGTAATGATACACTCCATAAATCACACTACCCAAGAGGAGGCACCATAGTAGGAGATCACGTTAATGCTAGCGGAGTCTGTCTGATCTATTGCCGCAgaggacacacacacaatagTATCAAATCAGTTGTTTCGCAGATGGTTCCTTTAGTAAATAAATTTATGATCTACCAGCAATAtctcaaagtattttttttttaccattgtAGAAATTTCAAATATGATGATGATTTGCATATGCCAGCCAGTGTACCTACCAGTTCCTACAGGCACTTTATTTCCCCACTACAAGCACTGTATGAATActatataataacaaaatataatggGAACACGGCTTGGCCCAAGAAGAAGTCAAAAATGAATTTCAGTTGGCTGACAGAGTTTACCGAAGACTTAATTCTCCATATTTTCAAAGGTTGAAGAAATTAGTTTAAGGATCCAGTAGGGCTGCAAGATAATGGTTGAACAGTTAGTCAATTattttgcaaaacaaaatacaatcaTGATTACtgtcattttaactttaattttgatTTGTTACCAATGCAagataatgcaaataaaaaatgaaaatgagacattTTCAGGATAAATAACCAGTGGGCAAATATCACAGACATTTATGCTTCTTAAAATGTTAGAAATATAAATTGTGATCACTATTAAAATTTGATtcatcgtgcagccctagtatCCAGTCTTTAACtaacttaaaaatacagaaactcTTGTATTTTACACAAAATCAACTGACATTATTCCTACAAGTTCTAAAGATTATCACAGAGTTAACAGTAGTATTCTTAAATCACAAGAATCGATTATTCTAgcctgttttcagttaatggaTGGAACGTTGAAGGGCACTTCCCATCCAATATATCGCAATAAGCATTGTGCTTTGGTACTTTTCATATGaaagtctcagatttcaaattatgtccattgtattgcagtattcaaacaataaatgtcgTTTTggttagggatgcaccgaatgttcGGCAACCGAAATTATAAGGCCAAAAATAGTCAAAAAAAGCACTTTCGGTATTCGGCCGAATAAGTAAAAAGGCCGAATAAATTTTGCCGAACAATGACGTTTTTAATGACGCGATCAAATAGTAACCCGCGTAGAGTGAGAGGCGCGCGCTTTATGCAGCAAACATGTCAGCAGTGTGGAAGCACTTTAAAGTGTCAGAGAAAGAGGCAAAAACGGCCGTTTGCAGACACTGTTCTGCTGAATTGTCCAGAGGGGGTGCATCTGCAAAAACGTACAGCACttcaagtttaatttatcactTAAAATCAAGACACCCCGAACATCATGCAGAGTACGAGAAAGACACGGCGGCGGCTACTCAGAACCCCTGTACTGCATCGCGACTGTGCTTGATCCACGATATAAAGATCATTACTTGGATTTGGGAAAGCCGCTAGGTGATGGAGACGGTCAGGTGATGCACAGCGCAGAGAGTAAACGCGCTCGTACTACAGATGAGCCGCGCACAGTCTCGTTGTCTGACATGTTCGATGAGATCCTCCAAGAGAATAACCCATTTGCAAGACAGAGGACAAGCTCAACAGTtagatacatttacatttatgcatttagcagacgcttttatccaaagcgacttacattgcattcaagttacagtttttacattttatcagctcttgctttccctgggaatcgaacccatgatcttagcgttgctagcgccatgctctactatttgagctacaggaaagttGGTTGTCTCTCAGAAGTCCCCATCCCCAGGAGCAATAACCCTCTCGAATTTTGGAGGACCAATCAAGGCCGCTTTCCCGACCTGGCGCAGATGGCACGCAGGTAGGCTACTTGTATGGGAAattaatttaagattttatttatattttggattatggtaacactttatatttctatttttaacattaactaacaatgaaaaactcttattaaaagcatttattaatcttaatgcaGTATTAAAATtatcacatttttaatttttgaattaaAAAGTATCAAAAGTGGTAGGCCTATTTGTTAAAATTGTTAATGCACTTatactaacatgaactaaatattttttattatcttaCATTAACgaagattaataaataccataacaaatgtattgctaattGTTAGTTAAAGcaataatgttaacaaaaggAAACATCGAAAAATGTTACTacctatattttatattatgtattttgtgaAAATTTAACTATTTTCAGTGTAGTAAAATAGTAAGCCTACACTGGGTTTCAACCATTTCATTATCTTGAAGACATTTTTCGTTTTGAAATGAGCAACTGTCAGAAAACTGCAATAAAAATTGCAACTATTCTGCAGGTACTTGTCTGCTCCATGCACAAGCACCGACAGCGAGAGACTGTTTAGTGCTGCATCTCATGTCATCGATGAGAAGAGGAACCGACTTTCATGTGAGAAAGCAGAGAAGCTACTTTTCATAAAGAAGAACCTGCCACTTTTCCTGAAGAAGTAGGCTAAGTAGGCTTATGTCTAGgacagttatttatttgttgttacaTTTTTTGCACTATTCAATGCACATTTGTTGTTGTAGACATACAGAGTTACATTCTTTCAGCAGTCAGTTATAGGCCTAACATAGGCTATTCAAGAAGGGGGGCTTCAAAGATggccaaataaaaatatattttttattttactaatttatttattttaagttatattGTGCTTTGTTTGTATAATATCTGCtggaatgttaaaaaaatgttcagtgttaaataaatattttgaaattatatttttgttatttgatttatttctctGAAAAGCAACACAAAATAGTAAAAAGCAAATTTGTactatttaattattgtaatggtGAAAAAATTggcaaaataaatggaaaaaatgcGAAACACCGCATTCGGTATTCGGCCTTCGGCCTTCGGCCAagcatttcattattattattcggcttcggccaagaatttcatttcggtgcatccctagttttgGTGCAGTTTAATGTGGAGTGACTGATCGCTGGAGCGCCTCAGTTCATATGACATAACATACTTGGTGAACATAAACTGTTAAGAGAggggcattttgctaaatatatgcaccatataacacattcattataaatgttactgttcttcaatgtttaatttatgcttgaataaatccatcaagtttttatgacagccaccattatgtttatttattttttattttttaagaaatggaagtagaaatatttacaattacaatgtaattgtaactattattttaaaaacttaattaagtgtaattttaacaaatcagtcaattttaaccttcaatattaatgtagtaccaactgactcgtgtatattttacagcattagttgaaagattttttatttcctTGAGAAAAATTGGCATGTACTGTACGTACTtgatatatatccaaaataatcgATATTGAATCGCAAGCTTGTAAATGAGAATCGAattgtgaaatttgtgtcaaaaccaAGCCCTAGTTAACAGGACAACAAATGCTCTTCCCACTTGAGAGAATGATTCAGCCAACAGCTAattgaaattaacattactaTAAATTCCCATGTAATTTTAGGTGAAACTATGcttacataatgaaatattgggaataagaatgtaaaattatttatttgccaaACAACAGTAATTTTTTTGCAGATCTGTGCCAGTGACGGAGGGTTTTGAGTAACCAGATCCACAGAAGCTTTTGCACCTCTGCTCTGTTGCTGTGCATACATGGTCATGATTGTTGCATTGGGCTGTTGGTCCGTGGGCCGTTTCATGTGAAATAAAACTGGAAATCAGGTTCGGGCTGGGGTTCTAATGTTCTTGTGGGCCTTTATAAACCTCTCGGGCCTGCATGCCTTTTCCCCCGCTGCAATGACATTTGTGTGTAAGCATCCGTAGGTTTCTTGGCAAGGCATCATCATCTAATGGTTATTCCTGGCAACAGTTAAAGAAGTCACTGCTCACACAACTGCAGTACAGGTAATTCTAGCAATGAAAAATGCTTTACAACACATAACTCTTAATTAATTTTGATCATATAATCAATgaattaaaggcatagttcaccccaaactttatcatcatttactcacttttatgtcattccaaatctgaaAGTGTCCATGCACTGAAAGGTATaatcactttatatgatgaacatttaatttaggTTTTTATTCACACATGAATACTGATTAACTCACAAATTTGTAGCACATCAAATATGGAAAATGGAAGCTTAACTTGTGCTCCTAACACACGAACAAACCTCACTGATTTATGCGTATCAAGCAAGCACGTCTGAGCTGATCATACAGTATTTGATGTGCTACacattttcagctgttgctgGGGACCTCCAGTAAACCAAGAGTAGATAATCTAGTGTTCCTGACAGCACATAATTAAGTAAAATTAGCAGTGTAGCTTGGTCTTTCCCCATTACAGGCTTTGTAAGGAGAAAGaccatttaaaatccatttaaaattTACATAAAGACAGTGCTAAGCATCTAAAACTGGAGTGATAAGCTGTCTTAGTTCTGGTTAATAGCGGTACTACAGAGTTATAAAGTCTCTCAACTGTTGTCATCCCCCCCCCGCCCCCCCCCATTTCATGGGGCCTTTaaagacaaataaatgtaagattttttatagattttatagGTATTTTATTAAACAAGCTAAAAGCTTTCAAGGAACAAGGAAATGACATCCAgaggttttgaaaaaaaaaaaatggcttgtACAACAGCAATCTTACATTTGCAACAGATTAGCatgtatgaataaaatattttctatattcagaatagAATGTATCTCTTCTTTTTTGAATTAGTCCTCTAGGATGGGTTCACAGCAGTCAGGGACCTTTACTTTCTAAAACGGTCAAGTGTTGACTTATTTCCCAACTTCTTTTCCTTGGACTTCTCTTTcagctctttctctctttctgtgtgcTCTTGTACGGATTGCCGAATTTCGTCCTGCAGAATCACAATAGAGAGGAAGTGGTGTGAACAGAGAGCAAATAAACACTATACTGAGAGAGGCCTGTGTTTAAGTTCAACAAAAACTTTCTGGTCTCAAAAACCCTTTAAGTCTATGATATTCTGattaatatgattaatatgaTTAATCTCTAGATATAGCTTTGGTCCCTCCTGGAATACTATCAAACTTTTAACTTGATGTCCACTAAACATTTTAGTCTGATTGGTTAAAAATGTTACATCTTCTATGTGAGGCATCATCATGTCTGTAGTACGAACAATGTGAGATGATTCCAAACAGAGAcagaagacagagagagagaaaaaaaaaatgaaatacccTCTGATCCTCGTGGGCGACtttcctctttcttttctctatgGCACCAGCCGAGCTTCTTCCTTTCTTCTTTCTCCTTGGTTTAAATTTGTCTTTTGCCAATGGATCAAAGCCCTGAAACAAAGATGAGACACAAAGTAAGAACTAGTGACACCAAACTGATGGATACatactaggggtgtaacggtacacgtaTGGTTCGGTACGC is a window encoding:
- the b3galt4 gene encoding beta-1,3-galactosyltransferase 9 yields the protein MVAGYSFRICKGRFGKRGGHLKCTHYFFIIVFCISLLALLFIDVIELWVTSLGMSRVIGPHEVVLPHSIPPTRSEEYLLMPSIHVCQRAKPYLIILVATAPHNRKARQAIRDTWGGEVQVRGHRVMTLFIVGQPSDPVIGKELLEESKERGDLIQGRFMDSYGNLTLKTLSMLGWARRFCPQAHYLAKVDDDVMFNPSALLQYLNLSFKTEENDLTELYLGRVHMQVAPDRNPASKHFMSETTYTGMVFPDYCSGTAYVLSRPALLKLSLAAVAIPLPRPLPPEDVFVGICAHTAGITPTHSPLFSGGPAVPYSRCCYQTMVSVHHTKPGDMLHYWTEVHSTAPCSWLGMRTSLGVCKIRALLGTLLGKDS